From Bacillus sp. Bos-x628, the proteins below share one genomic window:
- the rnjB gene encoding ribonuclease J2 yields the protein MKKINTENIRIIALGGVGEIGKNLYVIEIDSDIFVVDAGLMHPENEMLGIDVVIPDISYLTERADRVKAIFLTHGHDEAIGGVFHCLSKLSVPVYGTKLTLALLREKLKQYGFNQKADLREVHAKSVIPFETTKVSFFRTNHSIPDSVGISFKTSLGSIVCTGDFKFDQTPALNQACDIGEIAKIGNSGVLALLSDSANAEKPGYTPSEALVQDEISNAMYNADNRVIVAVASSNINRVQQIINATIQNGRKLAVAGKNMMTTLQLAIKLGYVTADEELFVPAQEVKKMAKNDVVILTAGSHGEPLAALTKMAKQNHKQLHIEKDDTVVIASTPLPGQELIYSKTVDFLTRSGAQVIFAQKRVHVSGHGCQEELKLMLNLLKPKYLIPVNGEYRMQKAHSRIAEEIGMKRSDIFLIDKGDVVEFRGQNVKIGEKVHQGNILIDGLGVGDIGNIVLRDRRLLSQDGILIVVITLDKQKKQLISGPEIITRGFVYVRESEELIVKATELVKGIVKEQTENSVVDWSTLKQSMRDVLNQFLYEKTKRKPMIIPIIMEV from the coding sequence TTGAAAAAGATAAATACAGAAAACATAAGGATTATTGCACTGGGAGGCGTAGGAGAAATCGGGAAAAATTTATATGTCATTGAGATTGACTCTGACATATTTGTTGTTGATGCAGGTTTAATGCATCCAGAAAACGAAATGCTAGGCATTGATGTTGTCATTCCGGATATCTCCTATTTAACTGAACGAGCTGATCGGGTAAAAGCAATTTTTCTTACCCACGGACATGATGAGGCAATTGGAGGCGTATTCCATTGCTTAAGTAAATTGTCTGTACCAGTTTATGGAACGAAGCTGACCCTTGCTTTACTTCGAGAAAAGCTAAAACAATATGGCTTTAATCAAAAAGCTGATTTGCGTGAAGTTCATGCTAAATCAGTCATTCCATTTGAAACAACAAAGGTGTCATTTTTCAGAACCAACCATAGTATCCCTGACTCAGTGGGAATTAGCTTCAAAACCTCTCTTGGTTCAATTGTATGCACAGGTGATTTTAAATTTGATCAAACCCCAGCGCTTAACCAAGCCTGTGACATTGGAGAGATTGCAAAAATTGGAAATAGTGGTGTTCTAGCACTTCTTTCAGACAGTGCGAATGCTGAAAAACCAGGCTACACACCTTCTGAGGCGCTCGTCCAAGACGAAATCTCAAATGCGATGTACAATGCAGATAATCGTGTCATTGTAGCTGTAGCTTCTTCTAATATTAACCGTGTACAGCAGATCATCAATGCAACGATTCAAAATGGCCGTAAGCTTGCGGTTGCAGGAAAGAATATGATGACAACACTTCAGCTTGCGATTAAACTTGGTTACGTCACAGCGGATGAAGAATTGTTTGTACCAGCTCAAGAAGTGAAAAAAATGGCGAAAAATGATGTGGTCATCTTGACCGCTGGAAGCCACGGAGAGCCGCTAGCCGCCTTAACAAAAATGGCAAAACAAAATCACAAACAGCTTCATATTGAAAAAGATGATACGGTTGTGATTGCGTCAACACCGCTCCCTGGACAAGAGCTTATCTATTCTAAAACAGTCGATTTTCTCACAAGAAGCGGAGCGCAAGTTATTTTTGCTCAAAAGCGTGTGCATGTATCTGGGCACGGCTGTCAAGAAGAACTAAAGCTTATGCTGAATCTATTGAAGCCGAAGTATTTAATCCCAGTCAATGGTGAATATCGCATGCAAAAAGCACATTCACGTATTGCAGAAGAAATTGGAATGAAACGCAGTGACATTTTCTTGATTGATAAAGGGGATGTTGTTGAATTCAGAGGACAGAACGTGAAGATCGGTGAAAAGGTTCACCAAGGTAACATTTTGATTGATGGTCTTGGCGTTGGTGATATTGGTAACATTGTTTTACGCGATAGACGTCTATTGTCTCAAGACGGCATTTTAATTGTGGTGATTACGCTTGATAAACAAAAGAAACAATTAATTTCCGGACCTGAAATCATCACAAGAGGATTTGTTTATGTAAGAGAATCCGAAGAGCTCATTGTGAAAGCAACAGAGCTAGTAAAAGGGATTGTCAAGGAGCAGACAGAAAACTCAGTCGTTGATTGGTCAACACTTAAACAATCCATGCGCGATGTGTTAAATCAATTCCTTTATGAAAAAACCAAACGTAAGCCAATGATCATTCCAATTATTATGGAAGTGTGA
- a CDS encoding ClpP family protease, whose translation MDEKNEQQLERKPEEKESIMSKIQQLGETAVPQLSQDTNIHCLTIIGQIEGHMQLPPQNKTTKYEHVIPQIVAVEQNPKIEGLLIILNTVGGDVEAGLAIAEMLASLSKPTVSIVLGGGHSIGVPIAVSCDYSYIAETATMTIHPVRLTGLVIGVPQTFEYLDKMQERVINFVTSHSGITEEKFKELMFSKGNLTRDIGTNVVGHEAAEYGLMNEVGGVGQAIKKLNELIEERSSQNEGMIQ comes from the coding sequence ATGGATGAAAAAAATGAACAGCAGCTAGAGCGAAAGCCAGAAGAAAAAGAAAGCATTATGAGCAAAATACAACAGCTTGGCGAAACTGCTGTTCCACAATTGTCACAAGATACAAATATACATTGCCTAACCATTATTGGACAAATTGAAGGTCACATGCAGCTCCCGCCACAAAACAAAACGACCAAATATGAGCACGTTATCCCACAAATCGTTGCAGTTGAACAAAATCCAAAAATTGAAGGCCTTTTAATTATTTTAAATACAGTTGGCGGTGATGTTGAAGCTGGATTAGCCATTGCGGAAATGCTGGCTTCCTTATCAAAACCAACCGTGTCCATTGTGCTTGGCGGCGGGCACTCAATAGGTGTACCAATCGCTGTATCATGTGATTATTCATACATTGCAGAAACCGCTACAATGACCATTCATCCTGTGCGTTTAACCGGTCTTGTGATTGGTGTCCCGCAAACCTTTGAATACTTAGATAAAATGCAGGAAAGGGTCATTAACTTTGTCACAAGCCACTCAGGTATTACAGAAGAGAAGTTTAAAGAGTTAATGTTCTCAAAGGGTAATTTAACTAGAGACATTGGAACAAATGTCGTTGGTCATGAGGCAGCAGAATATGGACTCATGAATGAAGTCGGCGGTGTAGGACAAGCGATTAAAAAGTTAAATGAACTCATAGAAGAACGATCTTCTCAAAACGAGGGGATGATCCAATGA
- the dapA gene encoding 4-hydroxy-tetrahydrodipicolinate synthase codes for MNFGSIITAMITPFDKKGNIDFQKLSILIDYLLKNGSDSLVVAGTTGESPTLSTEEKVALFQQSVKLSNGRCKIIAGTGSNNTNASIKLTKKAEEAGVDAVMLVVPYYNKPSQEGMYEHFKAIAESTSLPVMLYNVPGRTAASLAPETTIKLAQIPNIVAVKEASGDLDAMTKIIAETPEDFDVYSGDDSLTLPAVAVGAKGVVSVASHIVGLDMQQMIKSYASGQTANAALIHQKLLPIMKQLFSAPNPTPVKTALQLKGLDVGSVRLPLLPLSEEKRLDLSSVLNS; via the coding sequence ATGAATTTCGGAAGTATCATAACAGCTATGATTACCCCTTTTGATAAAAAGGGCAACATTGATTTCCAAAAGCTATCAATTCTCATTGATTACTTATTGAAAAATGGCAGTGATTCTTTAGTTGTTGCAGGCACAACAGGCGAATCGCCAACCTTATCGACAGAAGAAAAAGTCGCTCTTTTTCAGCAATCGGTAAAATTATCAAATGGTCGTTGTAAAATCATTGCAGGAACAGGCAGTAACAATACAAATGCGTCTATCAAACTAACGAAAAAAGCAGAAGAAGCGGGCGTCGATGCAGTGATGCTTGTCGTACCTTACTACAACAAGCCGTCACAGGAAGGCATGTATGAACACTTTAAAGCCATTGCCGAGTCTACATCTCTTCCTGTTATGCTGTACAATGTACCAGGAAGAACGGCTGCATCTTTAGCACCGGAAACAACCATTAAGCTTGCACAAATACCCAACATTGTAGCAGTGAAAGAAGCGAGCGGTGATCTAGATGCGATGACAAAAATCATTGCAGAAACACCAGAAGATTTTGATGTATACTCAGGTGATGACAGCTTAACACTTCCTGCTGTAGCAGTTGGTGCTAAAGGGGTAGTTTCTGTGGCCTCGCACATCGTTGGACTTGATATGCAGCAGATGATCAAAAGCTATGCTTCTGGGCAAACAGCTAATGCAGCACTCATTCACCAAAAGCTACTCCCAATCATGAAGCAGCTTTTCTCAGCGCCAAATCCGACACCTGTCAAAACCGCACTTCAGCTTAAAGGATTAGATGTCGGATCCGTCCGTCTCCCGCTTTTGCCTTTGTCAGAAGAAAAGAGACTTGATTTAAGCAGTGTGTTAAACAGCTAA
- a CDS encoding DNA translocase FtsK, whose protein sequence is MAKKRKRKTRKKQNKQLNLKYELNGLVCIAIAIIAILQLGVVGQTFVYLFRFFAGEWFILCLIGLFLFGVTIFWKKQIPDILTRRKVGLYCIIASILLLSHVKLFQHLSSAGVIGSQSVIKNTFELFLMDIKGETGSPDLGGGMIGAILFAASYFLFAQAGSQIMAIVLMLIGIILMTNRSLQEMVKKVLLPVSQFFIKQWKAFVEDMKGMRRAKKSTTSQKEKKKRSRVQEDDDDDHILIEAETPLADNSQPIISSFADRDEMITPPVQKEQVSTDTGPHVKEQSAQNALSHDRADQPKEALPMTFTELENKDYELPSLDILADPQHSGQQTDKKNIYENARKLEKTFQSFGVKAKVTQVHLGPAVTKYEVYPDVGVKVSKIVNLSDDLALALAAKDIRIEAPIPGKSAIGIEVPNAEIAMVSLKEVLESKQNDRPNAKLLIGLGRNISGEAVLAELNKMPHLLVAGSTGSGKSVCINGIITSILMRAKPHEVKMMMIDPKMVELNVYNGIPHLLAPVVTDPKKASQALKKVVSEMERRYELFSHTGTRNIEGYNDYIKRMNQTEEAKQPELPYIVVIVDELADLMMVASSDVEDSITRLSQMARAAGIHLIIATQRPSVDVITGVIKANIPSRIAFSVSSQTDSRTILDMGGAEKLLGRGDMLFLPVGANKPVRVQGAFLSDEEVEHVVDHVITQQKAQYQEEMIPSEETQDELTAVEDDLYDEAVELIIGMQTASVSMLQRRFRIGYTRAARLIDAMEERGVVGPYEGSKPREVLLSKEQYDELSS, encoded by the coding sequence ATGGCAAAAAAAAGAAAACGTAAAACAAGAAAAAAACAAAATAAACAGCTAAACCTGAAATATGAATTAAACGGGCTGGTTTGTATTGCCATAGCGATCATTGCCATTTTGCAGTTAGGTGTTGTCGGACAAACCTTTGTATATTTATTCCGATTTTTTGCAGGTGAATGGTTCATTCTCTGTCTCATCGGGTTATTTCTTTTTGGTGTGACGATCTTTTGGAAAAAACAAATACCTGATATTTTAACAAGAAGGAAAGTAGGACTTTACTGCATCATCGCTAGTATCTTGCTGTTGTCACATGTCAAACTATTTCAGCACTTATCATCTGCAGGGGTCATAGGCTCTCAAAGTGTGATAAAAAATACGTTTGAGCTTTTCTTAATGGACATAAAGGGTGAGACAGGCTCTCCTGATTTAGGAGGCGGAATGATCGGTGCGATTTTGTTTGCAGCTTCCTACTTTTTATTTGCTCAAGCGGGTTCTCAAATCATGGCCATTGTACTGATGCTGATTGGGATTATCCTAATGACAAATCGATCGCTACAAGAAATGGTTAAAAAGGTGTTGCTGCCTGTTTCACAATTTTTTATCAAGCAGTGGAAGGCGTTTGTTGAGGATATGAAAGGGATGAGGCGGGCTAAAAAAAGCACTACCTCTCAGAAAGAAAAGAAGAAACGTTCACGTGTTCAAGAAGATGACGATGATGATCACATCTTGATCGAGGCGGAAACACCACTTGCTGACAATAGTCAGCCGATTATCTCCAGTTTTGCAGACAGGGATGAAATGATCACTCCTCCGGTTCAAAAGGAGCAGGTATCGACAGACACCGGACCCCATGTAAAAGAGCAGTCTGCGCAAAATGCATTATCGCATGATCGGGCAGATCAACCAAAAGAAGCACTGCCAATGACGTTTACTGAACTCGAAAATAAAGATTACGAATTGCCGTCTCTCGATATTTTGGCTGATCCCCAGCATTCGGGACAACAAACGGATAAGAAAAACATATACGAAAATGCAAGAAAGCTCGAGAAAACGTTTCAAAGCTTTGGTGTGAAGGCAAAGGTGACGCAGGTTCATTTAGGACCGGCAGTGACGAAATATGAAGTATACCCGGATGTCGGGGTCAAAGTAAGTAAAATTGTCAATTTAAGTGATGACCTAGCACTGGCTCTAGCAGCAAAGGATATTCGAATTGAGGCACCGATTCCAGGTAAATCGGCGATTGGGATAGAAGTGCCTAACGCCGAAATTGCCATGGTCTCTTTAAAAGAGGTCTTAGAATCGAAGCAAAACGATCGTCCAAATGCTAAACTGTTAATCGGGCTTGGCCGCAATATTTCTGGTGAAGCGGTGCTGGCTGAATTGAATAAAATGCCTCATTTGCTTGTAGCAGGATCAACCGGTAGCGGAAAAAGTGTATGTATCAATGGGATTATTACAAGTATTCTCATGAGAGCAAAACCGCATGAAGTGAAGATGATGATGATTGATCCTAAAATGGTGGAACTAAATGTCTACAATGGTATCCCGCATCTTTTAGCACCAGTTGTAACAGACCCGAAGAAAGCGTCTCAGGCACTAAAAAAAGTGGTTAGTGAAATGGAACGCCGCTACGAACTGTTTTCTCATACTGGCACAAGGAATATTGAAGGTTACAATGATTATATTAAACGTATGAATCAAACCGAGGAAGCAAAACAACCAGAGCTCCCTTATATTGTGGTAATAGTGGATGAGCTGGCAGATTTAATGATGGTCGCATCTTCTGATGTTGAAGATTCAATTACGAGACTTTCTCAAATGGCACGTGCTGCTGGCATTCATTTAATTATCGCAACACAAAGACCTTCTGTAGATGTAATTACAGGGGTTATTAAGGCAAACATTCCATCAAGAATTGCTTTTAGTGTATCTTCACAAACGGATTCAAGAACGATTCTTGACATGGGGGGCGCAGAGAAGCTGCTAGGCAGGGGAGACATGCTGTTTTTACCTGTTGGTGCGAACAAGCCTGTCCGTGTGCAAGGAGCATTTTTATCAGATGAAGAAGTAGAACATGTTGTAGATCATGTCATCACGCAGCAAAAGGCTCAATATCAAGAAGAAATGATTCCAAGTGAAGAAACGCAGGATGAGCTTACGGCTGTTGAAGACGATTTATATGATGAAGCTGTAGAATTAATCATTGGTATGCAAACGGCTTCTGTTTCTATGTTGCAAAGAAGATTCCGCATTGGCTATACACGAGCGGCACGTCTGATTGATGCAATGGAAGAGCGGGGCGTTGTGGGGCCATATGAAGGAAGTAAACCGAGAGAAGTCCTCTTATCGAAAGAACAATATGACGAGCTCTCTTCATAA
- a CDS encoding YlzJ-like family protein, which produces MILYTPMPYEMIYPQENEQQRRLKQIQIQGVPVMVEMKEDEAEIVQVLSTNPMDFLNQELAPGKRLKLNLGANQTNADE; this is translated from the coding sequence ATGATTTTATATACACCAATGCCGTATGAGATGATATACCCTCAGGAAAATGAGCAGCAGCGCCGGCTTAAGCAGATTCAGATTCAAGGCGTGCCTGTCATGGTTGAAATGAAAGAAGATGAAGCAGAAATCGTTCAAGTTCTTAGCACAAATCCAATGGACTTTTTAAATCAAGAGCTTGCACCAGGCAAGCGATTGAAGTTAAATTTAGGTGCGAATCAAACTAACGCAGATGAATGA
- the asd gene encoding aspartate-semialdehyde dehydrogenase — protein MGRGLHVAVVGATGAVGQQMLKTLADRDFEMDTLTLLSSKRSAGTKVTFRDQEYTVQEATPESFEGVSIALFSAGGNVSKALAPEAVKRGAIVVDNTSAFRMDKNTPLVVPEVNEKDLHDHQGIIANPNCSTIQMVVALEPIRKAYGLNKVIVSTYQAVSGAGYEAIYELYSQTAAIINKEDVTPEVMPYQIAFNAIPQIDTFQDNGYTFEEMKMINETKKIMHMPELEVAATCVRLPIETGHSESVYIELDSNEATVDDIKSILKDAPGITLQDDPSQQIYPMPLDAVGKSDVFVGRIRKDLDRPNGFHLWIVSDNLLKGAAWNSVQIAESLKALKLV, from the coding sequence ATGGGAAGAGGATTACATGTAGCTGTAGTTGGAGCGACTGGAGCTGTCGGTCAACAAATGTTAAAAACACTAGCTGACAGAGATTTTGAAATGGATACACTTACTCTACTATCCTCAAAACGTTCTGCTGGAACAAAAGTAACATTCAGAGATCAAGAGTATACTGTTCAAGAAGCAACACCTGAAAGCTTTGAAGGGGTAAGTATTGCATTATTCAGTGCTGGAGGAAATGTTTCAAAAGCGCTAGCTCCTGAAGCAGTCAAACGAGGTGCAATTGTCGTTGACAATACAAGTGCATTCCGTATGGACAAAAACACTCCTCTTGTCGTACCAGAGGTAAACGAAAAAGATTTGCATGATCATCAAGGGATCATTGCAAACCCTAACTGTTCAACTATTCAAATGGTTGTTGCATTAGAGCCGATTCGCAAGGCTTACGGTTTAAATAAAGTGATTGTGTCCACATACCAAGCTGTATCAGGTGCAGGATATGAGGCAATTTACGAGCTTTACAGCCAAACAGCAGCCATTATAAATAAAGAAGATGTTACACCAGAAGTGATGCCTTATCAAATCGCATTCAATGCGATCCCGCAAATTGATACATTCCAAGACAACGGCTATACATTTGAAGAAATGAAAATGATCAATGAAACGAAAAAAATTATGCATATGCCAGAGCTGGAAGTAGCGGCAACATGTGTAAGACTTCCGATTGAAACAGGTCATTCAGAATCTGTTTACATTGAACTTGATTCAAACGAGGCAACGGTTGATGACATTAAGTCTATCTTAAAAGATGCACCAGGCATTACTTTACAAGATGATCCGTCTCAACAAATTTATCCAATGCCTTTAGACGCTGTTGGGAAGAGTGACGTATTTGTCGGCCGCATTCGGAAAGATTTGGATCGCCCGAATGGGTTCCATTTGTGGATTGTATCTGATAATCTGCTCAAAGGCGCTGCATGGAATTCAGTTCAAATTGCAGAAAGCTTAAAAGCATTGAAATTAGTATAA
- a CDS encoding YlmC/YmxH family sporulation protein gives MRLSELSGKEIVDMKRAERLGVLGQTDLEINEQDGQITALIIPSVKWFGFRKQGNDIRVPWKHIQKIGSDMIILDVPEELQPHGGKEHPS, from the coding sequence TTGAGGCTAAGTGAGCTGTCAGGAAAAGAGATAGTCGATATGAAAAGAGCGGAGCGGCTTGGCGTGCTGGGACAAACCGACCTTGAAATTAATGAACAGGACGGTCAGATTACAGCACTCATCATACCTTCCGTCAAGTGGTTTGGCTTTCGAAAACAAGGAAATGACATCCGCGTTCCGTGGAAACACATTCAAAAAATAGGATCAGATATGATCATTCTCGATGTGCCTGAAGAACTTCAGCCGCATGGGGGAAAAGAGCACCCATCATAA
- the dpaA gene encoding dipicolinic acid synthetase subunit A, with translation MLSGLTVAVIGGDARQLEIIRKLSQQHAKVFLVGFDQLDHGFIGAEKLKMSELVFEQVDGIILPVSGVTDEGIVATVFSNEKVVLDPKYLERTPAHCTLYSGISNTYLDNLAKQVNRKLVKLFERDDIAIYNSIPTVEGIIMMAIQQTDYTIHGSRVAVLGLGRTGLTIARTFHALGAAVKVGTADTAHLARAFEMGLNPFSMDRLKEEVADVDIIINTIPSLVLDSSVIVCMTPKTLILDIASRPGGTDFDFAQKHGVKALLAPGLPGIVAPKTAGQILAKVLSGLLCELAEEKRGMDS, from the coding sequence ATGTTGAGCGGTTTAACGGTTGCGGTGATCGGGGGAGATGCTAGGCAGCTTGAGATCATTCGAAAGCTGTCACAGCAACATGCCAAAGTGTTTTTGGTCGGATTTGATCAGCTTGATCATGGGTTTATCGGCGCTGAAAAACTGAAAATGTCTGAGCTTGTATTTGAACAAGTCGATGGCATTATTTTGCCAGTATCAGGTGTCACAGATGAAGGAATCGTTGCCACAGTTTTTTCAAATGAGAAAGTTGTGCTAGACCCAAAATATTTAGAAAGAACACCAGCACATTGTACCTTGTATTCAGGTATTTCCAATACGTATTTAGACAATCTGGCAAAGCAGGTGAATCGAAAGCTTGTGAAGCTGTTTGAGCGAGATGATATTGCTATATATAACTCAATTCCAACAGTTGAAGGGATCATCATGATGGCCATTCAGCAGACGGACTATACCATTCATGGATCACGTGTAGCGGTTCTTGGGCTTGGGAGAACTGGACTGACAATTGCTCGAACATTTCATGCACTAGGTGCGGCGGTAAAAGTAGGGACTGCTGATACCGCACATTTGGCACGAGCCTTTGAAATGGGGCTAAATCCGTTTTCAATGGATCGTTTAAAAGAGGAAGTAGCAGATGTTGATATCATCATCAATACCATTCCAAGCTTAGTATTAGATTCATCTGTGATTGTCTGCATGACACCTAAGACATTGATTTTAGATATTGCCTCCCGTCCAGGTGGAACGGACTTTGACTTTGCGCAAAAACATGGTGTGAAGGCACTTTTGGCACCAGGTCTCCCAGGTATTGTTGCACCGAAGACAGCAGGGCAAATCCTTGCAAAAGTGCTTTCAGGACTCTTATGTGAGCTTGCGGAGGAAAAAAGGGGGATGGATTCATGA
- the dapG gene encoding aspartate kinase: MKIIVQKFGGTSVKDDQGRKRALAHILSAKEKGYKSVVVVSAMGRKGDPYATDTLLGLLYGSAQHMTNREKDLLVSCGENISAVVFSSMLTENGLKSVAMTGAQAGFVTDQEHTNAKIIDMKCDRLEAALSEHDVVVVAGFQGAAKNGDVTTIGRGGSDTSAAALGAALQADFIDIFTDVEGVMTADPRIVKNAKPLRVVTYTEICNLAYQGAKVIHPRAVEIAMQAKVPIRVRSTYSDDEGTLVTSHYSDKMSHDVYDRLITGIAHVNDVTQIKVPAKEGQYSVQTEVFKAMANAQISVDFFNITPSEIVYTVTGAMTEKATTILKELGYTPFVTTNCAKVSAVGAGIMGVPGVTSKIVSALSEQNIPILQSADSHTTIWVLVHEENMKAAVNALHEVFELSR, translated from the coding sequence GTGAAAATAATTGTCCAAAAATTCGGCGGTACTTCTGTCAAAGATGATCAAGGTAGAAAAAGAGCACTCGCACATATCCTATCTGCAAAAGAAAAAGGTTATAAATCGGTTGTAGTCGTCTCAGCAATGGGACGAAAAGGAGATCCTTACGCTACAGATACGCTGCTTGGACTTCTTTATGGCAGCGCTCAGCACATGACGAATCGAGAAAAAGATTTGCTTGTATCTTGCGGAGAAAATATTTCAGCCGTTGTGTTTTCAAGTATGCTCACTGAAAACGGTCTGAAATCAGTTGCCATGACCGGTGCACAGGCAGGCTTTGTGACAGACCAAGAGCATACAAATGCGAAAATTATTGACATGAAATGTGACCGTCTTGAGGCAGCACTTTCTGAGCATGATGTCGTTGTGGTTGCTGGATTCCAAGGAGCGGCGAAGAATGGAGATGTAACAACCATCGGAAGAGGTGGAAGTGATACATCAGCAGCCGCTTTAGGAGCCGCATTACAAGCAGACTTTATTGATATCTTTACAGATGTTGAAGGTGTCATGACAGCTGATCCACGTATTGTAAAAAATGCTAAACCACTTCGAGTCGTCACCTATACTGAAATATGTAACCTTGCTTACCAAGGTGCAAAAGTGATTCACCCTCGGGCTGTCGAAATTGCCATGCAAGCAAAAGTACCAATAAGGGTCCGCTCAACATATTCTGATGATGAGGGTACACTCGTGACCTCCCATTACTCAGATAAAATGAGTCATGATGTGTATGACCGTCTCATTACTGGTATTGCTCATGTCAATGATGTTACGCAAATCAAAGTGCCGGCGAAAGAAGGCCAATACAGTGTTCAAACAGAGGTCTTTAAAGCAATGGCAAATGCGCAAATCAGTGTCGATTTCTTTAACATTACACCGAGTGAAATTGTATATACGGTAACAGGTGCGATGACAGAAAAGGCAACCACGATCCTTAAAGAACTTGGTTACACGCCGTTTGTTACAACAAACTGTGCAAAAGTTTCAGCTGTAGGAGCCGGCATTATGGGCGTTCCAGGTGTGACCTCCAAAATCGTATCGGCCCTTTCAGAGCAAAACATCCCGATTTTGCAATCGGCTGACAGTCATACGACCATCTGGGTTTTAGTGCATGAAGAAAATATGAAAGCGGCTGTAAATGCTCTGCATGAAGTGTTTGAACTTTCAAGATAA
- the dpaB gene encoding dipicolinate synthase subunit B produces MTIFKGKRIGFGLTGSHCTYEAVFPQIEELVKQGAEVRPVVSYTVQSTNTRFGEGAEWIERIEKLTGYQAIDSIVKAEPLGPKLPLDCMVIAPLTGNTMAKFANAMTDSPVLMAAKATIRNHRPVVLGISTNDALGLNGTNLMRLMSTKNIFFIPFGQDDPFKKPTSMVANMDLLSKTVEEALQHRQIQPILIGPNEK; encoded by the coding sequence ATGACAATATTCAAAGGAAAAAGAATCGGCTTCGGTTTAACAGGTTCTCATTGTACGTACGAAGCAGTATTTCCACAAATTGAGGAACTTGTTAAGCAAGGAGCGGAGGTTCGTCCAGTTGTGTCGTATACAGTGCAGTCCACCAATACGAGATTTGGAGAAGGGGCAGAATGGATTGAGCGAATTGAAAAGCTGACAGGTTATCAAGCGATTGACTCGATTGTGAAAGCGGAGCCGCTTGGTCCTAAGCTTCCGCTTGATTGTATGGTCATTGCGCCTCTAACAGGCAACACGATGGCAAAATTCGCAAATGCCATGACGGACAGTCCTGTTTTAATGGCTGCAAAGGCGACCATTCGAAATCATCGTCCCGTTGTATTAGGCATCTCAACAAACGATGCACTTGGATTAAACGGTACCAATCTCATGAGGCTGATGTCGACAAAGAACATTTTCTTCATTCCGTTTGGTCAAGATGACCCATTTAAAAAGCCGACATCTATGGTAGCGAACATGGACCTTCTATCCAAAACAGTAGAAGAAGCCCTTCAGCATAGACAGATTCAACCTATTTTAATAGGACCAAACGAAAAATAG